From one Flavobacterium sp. N502536 genomic stretch:
- a CDS encoding PepSY domain-containing protein: protein MTLSFWRYAHLALALCSSLFLILASATGIVLAVDAMQEKTLPYRAENFDAITLEEALTVLKKNYSEITTVSIDHNQFVTVQAIDEDGNDINAYIDPKTGKQLGTPLKKSEFIQWVTGFHRSLFLHETGRFFVGIISFLLVLIAISGFALVLNRQRGIRNFFSKVVKEYFAQYYHVVLGRLALIPILIIALTGTYLSLEKFNFFMNKKDSEKVKMVKADITKEEKETSVFKKTLLADVNKIEFPFTDDPEEYYIIDLKDREIEVNQVTGAIVTKKLSPVTAQLSDLSLDLHTGRANGIWAFVLAIASINILFFIYSGFAITLKRRSSRIKNKYKAAESEFILLVGSENGSSLRFANAVLKQLIDQGKKAFVTELNSYTIFPKAEHLIVFSSTHGLGDAPSNANKFISLVKKHPQQQKITYSVVGFGSKAYPDFCGFAFEIDKQLENQNWTERFLEVQTVNDKSAVEFVNWIRLWGAKMGIPLSTTPSLYNHVPKGLQKLMVLDKTLISETEQTFLITLRVNSRVKFTSGDLLAIYPANDSRERLYSIGSHSGNIQLVVKLHAHGLGSGFLNALVPGNVIKARIINNKAFHFPKKAPQVALISNGTGIAPFLGMIEQNKTKTATRLYSGFRMETETVSGYKKFTAEMIQKQKLQSFHLALSRENEHFYVMDLIKRDADFFINLLQQGGVIMICGSLAMQQDVESILDQLCLERNVKNLSEYKKNGQLLSDCY, encoded by the coding sequence ATGACTCTTTCTTTTTGGCGTTACGCACACCTGGCTCTTGCTTTATGCTCTTCTTTATTTTTGATCCTCGCTTCGGCAACAGGTATTGTTCTGGCTGTTGATGCAATGCAGGAAAAAACACTTCCGTACCGTGCCGAAAATTTTGATGCTATAACACTCGAAGAAGCCTTAACCGTTCTCAAAAAGAATTATTCTGAAATCACAACCGTCAGTATTGATCACAATCAGTTTGTAACCGTGCAGGCTATTGATGAAGACGGCAATGACATTAATGCTTATATTGATCCTAAAACCGGTAAACAACTAGGAACACCTCTGAAAAAAAGCGAATTTATTCAATGGGTAACCGGATTCCATCGTTCTTTGTTTCTTCATGAAACGGGACGATTTTTTGTTGGTATTATTTCCTTTTTACTCGTTTTAATTGCAATCTCAGGTTTTGCTTTGGTACTAAACCGACAAAGAGGCATCCGTAACTTTTTCTCTAAAGTAGTCAAGGAATATTTCGCACAATATTACCACGTAGTTTTAGGAAGACTGGCTTTAATCCCTATTCTGATTATTGCGCTTACCGGAACTTATTTATCGCTCGAAAAATTTAATTTTTTCATGAATAAAAAAGATTCCGAAAAGGTTAAAATGGTCAAAGCTGATATTACCAAAGAAGAAAAAGAAACCTCCGTTTTCAAAAAGACGCTTTTAGCGGATGTCAACAAAATTGAATTTCCTTTTACAGACGATCCTGAGGAATATTACATCATCGATTTAAAAGACCGCGAAATCGAAGTCAATCAGGTTACAGGGGCTATTGTCACAAAAAAACTATCTCCCGTGACCGCTCAATTGTCTGATTTAAGTCTTGATCTGCATACCGGAAGGGCTAATGGAATCTGGGCTTTTGTACTTGCGATTGCCAGTATCAACATTCTCTTTTTCATCTATTCAGGTTTTGCTATTACCTTAAAAAGAAGGTCCAGCCGAATTAAAAACAAATACAAAGCCGCCGAAAGTGAATTTATACTTTTGGTTGGTTCAGAAAACGGAAGTTCTTTGCGATTTGCCAATGCCGTTCTCAAACAATTGATCGATCAGGGCAAAAAAGCGTTTGTTACTGAACTGAACAGTTATACGATTTTTCCAAAGGCAGAACATCTTATCGTCTTCTCCTCCACTCACGGATTAGGTGATGCACCTTCTAACGCAAATAAATTTATATCGCTTGTAAAAAAGCATCCTCAGCAGCAAAAAATCACATATTCAGTCGTTGGATTCGGTTCAAAAGCCTATCCTGATTTTTGTGGTTTTGCTTTTGAAATAGACAAACAGCTCGAAAATCAAAATTGGACGGAACGTTTTCTGGAAGTTCAGACGGTTAATGATAAATCGGCAGTTGAATTTGTAAACTGGATCAGATTGTGGGGTGCTAAAATGGGAATTCCGTTGTCGACCACACCTTCTTTGTACAATCACGTACCAAAAGGATTGCAAAAGTTGATGGTTTTAGACAAAACGCTTATTTCCGAAACCGAGCAAACTTTCCTGATTACATTACGTGTCAATAGCAGAGTTAAATTTACTTCGGGAGACTTACTGGCTATTTACCCGGCCAACGACAGCAGGGAGCGCCTCTACTCGATCGGAAGTCATTCCGGAAACATCCAATTAGTGGTAAAATTACATGCACACGGATTAGGCTCTGGTTTTCTAAATGCGCTGGTTCCCGGAAATGTAATCAAAGCCAGAATCATCAACAATAAAGCTTTTCATTTTCCTAAAAAAGCACCTCAGGTTGCCCTTATTTCAAACGGAACGGGTATTGCCCCTTTCCTAGGAATGATCGAACAAAACAAAACGAAGACAGCAACACGCCTGTACTCAGGATTCCGAATGGAAACCGAAACCGTTTCAGGATATAAAAAATTTACGGCTGAAATGATTCAGAAGCAAAAACTGCAAAGTTTTCATCTCGCATTGTCCCGCGAAAATGAACATTTTTATGTAATGGATCTGATCAAACGCGATGCCGATTTTTTCATTAATTTACTGCAGCAAGGCGGTGTAATTATGATTTGCGGCTCACTTGCCATGCAACAGGATGTAGAATCGATTCTGGACCAATTGTGTCTGGAAAGAAATGTAAAGAATCTTTCAGAATACAAGAAAAATGGTCAGTTACTAAGCGATTGTTACTAG
- a CDS encoding DUF2271 domain-containing protein, whose product MKSIFKIALTAALICLISFQSTAQSKYKCMLQMANYMGEGAYIVVSLINPKGEYEKTLYVMGDDKKWYKSLKEWNKFQTAKPADISAKTGASVTGGDRSITTIEIEDSKINKGYKLRFESAVEDQKYYVSDLEIPLTTEGLADKTEGKGYIRYVRLNKI is encoded by the coding sequence ATGAAATCAATATTTAAAATAGCGCTTACAGCTGCGTTAATCTGCTTAATCTCTTTCCAATCTACAGCACAAAGCAAATACAAATGTATGCTTCAAATGGCTAATTATATGGGAGAAGGTGCTTACATCGTTGTTTCGCTTATCAATCCAAAAGGAGAATACGAGAAAACCCTTTATGTAATGGGTGACGATAAAAAATGGTACAAATCATTGAAAGAGTGGAATAAGTTTCAAACTGCAAAACCTGCTGATATCAGTGCTAAAACCGGAGCTTCTGTTACCGGTGGAGACCGCAGCATTACCACAATTGAAATCGAAGATTCTAAAATAAACAAAGGATATAAACTAAGATTTGAATCGGCAGTAGAAGATCAGAAGTACTATGTAAGCGATTTAGAAATTCCGCTTACTACTGAAGGATTGGCTGACAAAACTGAAGGAAAAGGTTATATCAGATATGTGAGATTAAACAAAATTTAA
- a CDS encoding FAD:protein FMN transferase encodes MSIKKVIRTSCLLLLVLFCSLSTTAQVLRKRTTLLMGGRFDISIVAKDSLTAEQNIDAVIAEITRIENLISDWKPDSQVSQVNQNAGIRPVKVDREVFELTQRAIQFSEATRGGFDVSFAAMDRIWKFDGSMTEMPSPEAIKKSVEKVGYKNIILDSVQSTIFLKLKGMKIGFGALGEGYATDKCRNMMLEKGIKAGIVNGSGDMTAWGRQPNGKDWNIGMTNPFHPDTLFAVVPLNNGAVTTSGSYEKFVVFDGKRYSHIINPATGYPATGLCSVSVFGPNAETANGLSTSLMVLGQKEGLLLLKKYPDYSCVMITDNGKLVKSKNFKIKKFRAKL; translated from the coding sequence ATGTCTATCAAAAAAGTAATCCGTACTTCCTGTTTACTCCTACTGGTACTGTTTTGCAGCCTAAGCACTACTGCTCAGGTGTTGCGAAAAAGAACCACACTGCTTATGGGAGGACGTTTTGACATTTCGATTGTGGCTAAAGATTCGCTTACAGCAGAACAGAATATCGATGCGGTAATTGCAGAAATTACACGAATAGAAAATCTTATATCCGACTGGAAGCCCGATTCTCAGGTTTCTCAAGTCAATCAAAATGCAGGAATCCGACCTGTAAAAGTAGATCGTGAAGTTTTTGAACTCACACAAAGAGCCATACAATTTTCGGAAGCGACCCGAGGCGGTTTTGATGTAAGTTTTGCCGCTATGGACAGAATCTGGAAGTTTGACGGATCAATGACTGAAATGCCTTCACCCGAAGCCATCAAAAAATCAGTAGAAAAAGTAGGCTACAAAAACATTATTCTCGACAGCGTTCAATCGACCATATTCCTGAAATTAAAAGGAATGAAAATTGGTTTTGGTGCGTTGGGCGAAGGTTATGCAACCGATAAATGCCGAAATATGATGCTCGAAAAAGGCATTAAAGCCGGAATTGTAAACGGCTCAGGCGACATGACTGCCTGGGGAAGACAACCCAACGGTAAAGACTGGAACATCGGAATGACCAATCCTTTTCACCCTGATACACTGTTTGCAGTGGTTCCGTTAAATAATGGCGCTGTGACCACTTCCGGAAGCTATGAGAAGTTTGTAGTTTTTGATGGCAAGCGTTATTCTCATATCATTAATCCCGCAACCGGATATCCTGCTACCGGTTTATGTAGTGTTTCCGTTTTTGGACCTAATGCCGAAACCGCAAATGGTTTAAGCACTTCGCTTATGGTTTTAGGACAAAAAGAAGGTCTGCTTTTATTAAAAAAATACCCCGACTACAGCTGTGTGATGATTACAGATAACGGTAAACTGGTCAAATCCAAAAACTTTAAAATCAAAAAATTCAGGGCTAAACTTTAA
- a CDS encoding helix-turn-helix domain-containing protein yields the protein MERNFKQSSGYTVKDVSGLMRFEQVRNRLWHEPNLNIAGLAQELGYTDQSHLSREFKRYSGTTPAVFARKAKQQTINNDFVAFIQS from the coding sequence TTGGAAAGAAATTTTAAACAATCATCTGGTTACACGGTTAAAGATGTTTCAGGTTTAATGCGTTTTGAACAGGTACGCAATCGATTATGGCATGAACCGAATTTAAATATTGCAGGTTTGGCTCAGGAACTGGGTTACACTGATCAGTCGCATCTTAGTCGGGAATTTAAACGTTACAGTGGTACTACACCCGCTGTATTTGCGCGAAAAGCAAAGCAACAGACGATAAACAATGATTTTGTCGCATTTATACAATCCTGA
- a CDS encoding DUF6597 domain-containing transcriptional factor: MLSFQTNHQEFVPSEELQRNIKCFWYDKIECKKEQSGFEVVPDGYAEIIFYFGSELSISYQDSLKVLPSPFIMGLLNQPAVFNSIDSFEIIGIRCYPWTIFDMLELSAAKGKNGVQVFAHPIAELQSALCDLIRLHKIEEAIAKVEDYFLKMQSQSSEDSLLFKAGTAMTAGEEICP; the protein is encoded by the coding sequence ATGCTTTCATTTCAAACCAACCATCAGGAATTTGTTCCTTCCGAAGAATTACAGCGAAATATAAAATGCTTTTGGTATGACAAGATCGAGTGCAAAAAAGAGCAATCCGGTTTTGAAGTAGTACCGGATGGTTATGCTGAAATTATTTTTTATTTTGGGAGTGAACTTAGTATTTCTTATCAGGATAGTTTGAAAGTTTTGCCGTCGCCTTTTATAATGGGACTACTCAATCAGCCTGCTGTTTTCAATTCGATCGATTCATTTGAAATTATTGGTATAAGGTGTTATCCGTGGACGATTTTTGATATGCTTGAATTATCTGCTGCAAAAGGAAAGAATGGAGTACAGGTTTTTGCCCATCCTATTGCCGAACTTCAGTCTGCTTTGTGTGATCTGATTCGTTTGCATAAAATAGAAGAGGCAATTGCCAAAGTCGAAGATTATTTTTTGAAAATGCAATCGCAAAGTAGTGAAGATAGTTTATTGTTTAAAGCCGGAACTGCAATGACAGCCGGGGAGGAAATATGCCCGTAA
- a CDS encoding FAD-dependent oxidoreductase, translating to MLLKDKKVTIIGAGPVGLTMAKLLQQNGVEVTVYERDENAQTRISGGTLDLHKGSGQEALKKAGLLDRYFDLAIPMGRTVADRQGNILFSKTIAPEERYDNPEINRNDLRLLLLNSLKKDTVVWDSKFTNLKVVNGKWLLEFENETSAIADFVIGANGGMSGAREFITAAKIEYTGTLMIQGEVLCPETTCKKFSQLCNGTILMTAGKEGLLVANPKNGKVLSYNVIFKSPEGAVKIEKAFQSTDEIRKYLLTRFSEWDESYKELFQASSSFILWTTRKIALDCDWKKDRPLPITLIGDAAHIMPPFAGQGANIGLLDALILSDNLTNGAFETIEDAISDYEQQMFVYATQAQLETAVNEIAMLSPDFSFLKFYE from the coding sequence ATGTTATTGAAAGATAAAAAAGTAACCATTATAGGTGCGGGGCCAGTTGGTCTTACCATGGCAAAATTATTACAGCAAAACGGTGTTGAAGTTACGGTTTATGAAAGAGATGAAAATGCGCAGACCAGAATTTCGGGCGGGACGCTTGATTTGCATAAAGGTTCGGGACAGGAAGCCTTAAAAAAGGCAGGATTACTGGATCGTTATTTTGATTTGGCTATACCAATGGGGAGAACTGTAGCAGATCGACAAGGTAATATTTTGTTCTCTAAAACAATAGCGCCAGAAGAACGTTATGATAATCCTGAAATTAACAGAAACGATTTAAGGCTGCTGCTGCTTAATAGTCTGAAAAAAGATACTGTAGTCTGGGACAGCAAGTTTACAAATCTTAAAGTAGTTAACGGAAAATGGCTTTTGGAATTTGAGAATGAAACAAGTGCTATTGCCGATTTTGTAATTGGAGCAAATGGCGGAATGTCTGGTGCCAGAGAATTTATTACCGCAGCCAAAATTGAATATACCGGCACACTTATGATACAAGGCGAGGTGCTTTGTCCTGAAACGACTTGCAAAAAGTTTAGTCAGCTCTGCAATGGTACCATACTCATGACTGCGGGAAAAGAAGGCTTGTTGGTGGCGAACCCCAAAAACGGTAAAGTTTTGAGTTATAATGTTATTTTTAAAAGCCCTGAAGGAGCTGTCAAAATAGAGAAAGCATTTCAGAGTACGGATGAAATTCGCAAATACCTCTTAACCCGATTTTCGGAATGGGATGAATCTTACAAGGAGTTATTTCAAGCCTCATCTTCTTTTATTTTATGGACCACGCGAAAAATAGCCTTGGATTGTGATTGGAAAAAAGATCGCCCTTTACCCATAACACTCATCGGAGATGCCGCGCATATCATGCCGCCATTTGCGGGCCAGGGAGCAAATATTGGATTATTAGACGCCTTAATTTTATCAGATAATCTGACCAATGGAGCATTTGAAACAATTGAAGACGCTATCAGCGATTACGAACAACAGATGTTTGTTTATGCCACACAAGCACAACTCGAGACGGCGGTTAACGAAATAGCGATGCTAAGTCCTGATTTTTCTTTCCTGAAATTTTATGAGTAA
- a CDS encoding TonB-dependent receptor, whose protein sequence is MILKKGAKNTLNASLSYGSFNTIQSNFSTTYRAKSGFTVKGSGFYNYSDNDYEVWGRFIYNIAPDGTREPVRVKRFENRYRSYGGRFEAGFTNVKWADNFLIGLNVSEDHNQIQHGQYMTKPYKGRFSEADASVISLNYSKKDFLFKKLDFSTNTVFSNKHEVVNDTVKWTYNWFGEKVIDLRTGKPLLSYTGAQQGAPTINTISENILSSRSVFTYNLNEKNRFIFSNLFYTLDRNEDDLIKPEFQRDFEATFDLQKTVTSLAYEMQAFESRLRTNIFGKFYEQKVNHRKPELVTQNGQTTVVERITKSSTPLFGYGLAASYFVTPELMITASAEKAVRLATANEMFGRPSENVLANPNLKPEQSNNFNVGLQFGPYAINTHKISVAATGFSRNTKDRIVRVSNDRVNDAIQVLPFDNLGRAQSIGYEASFNYSFKDRLFVSMNMSKFNSLYKKKYDDNGKELDIYNRQIPNEPFFTVNGNIQYNFKELIQKNSQLNLYYNFGYVDPFPTIWNDLPDYRTPAQFAQDLGLSYVFPNKQFVLSLDAKNIFDKQVFDNYAVQKPGRAFYLKLNYTLNNF, encoded by the coding sequence GTGATTCTAAAAAAAGGAGCTAAAAACACGCTGAATGCTTCCCTTTCTTATGGTTCTTTTAATACCATTCAATCTAACTTTAGCACTACCTATCGTGCAAAATCAGGTTTTACGGTAAAAGGATCGGGCTTTTATAATTATTCTGACAACGATTATGAAGTATGGGGAAGATTTATTTACAACATAGCACCGGACGGAACTCGTGAACCTGTAAGAGTTAAACGTTTTGAGAACCGATACCGATCTTATGGAGGAAGATTTGAGGCCGGTTTTACCAATGTTAAATGGGCAGACAACTTCTTAATCGGTCTGAATGTCTCTGAAGATCACAATCAGATTCAGCATGGTCAATACATGACAAAACCTTATAAGGGGCGTTTTTCCGAAGCTGATGCTAGCGTAATAAGTCTGAATTACTCCAAAAAAGATTTTCTATTTAAAAAACTTGATTTTTCAACCAATACTGTTTTTAGTAATAAACATGAAGTGGTAAACGATACTGTCAAATGGACTTACAACTGGTTTGGTGAAAAAGTAATTGATTTAAGGACTGGCAAACCCCTTTTATCATACACAGGAGCACAACAAGGCGCACCAACAATCAATACCATCTCAGAGAATATACTTAGCTCCCGAAGCGTATTTACTTATAATCTAAATGAAAAAAACAGATTTATATTCAGTAATTTATTCTATACACTGGATAGAAATGAGGACGATTTAATCAAACCTGAATTTCAAAGAGATTTTGAAGCAACATTTGATTTGCAAAAAACAGTTACTTCCCTAGCCTATGAAATGCAGGCTTTTGAATCACGTCTGAGAACCAATATCTTCGGTAAATTTTATGAACAAAAAGTAAATCACAGAAAACCGGAATTGGTCACACAAAACGGACAAACTACGGTAGTGGAAAGGATTACTAAAAGTTCAACTCCATTATTTGGATACGGACTGGCCGCTTCCTACTTTGTTACTCCTGAATTAATGATTACGGCATCGGCAGAAAAAGCCGTCAGATTAGCAACTGCAAATGAAATGTTTGGAAGACCTAGTGAAAATGTACTGGCAAATCCAAATCTAAAACCAGAACAAAGTAACAATTTCAATGTTGGATTACAGTTTGGCCCTTACGCCATAAACACACACAAAATTTCGGTTGCGGCAACAGGTTTTTCAAGAAATACTAAAGATCGAATAGTTCGTGTCTCCAATGACAGGGTAAATGATGCTATACAAGTTTTACCATTTGACAATCTGGGACGTGCGCAATCCATTGGCTATGAAGCATCGTTTAATTATAGTTTTAAAGACCGATTGTTTGTATCGATGAACATGTCAAAATTTAACTCTTTGTACAAAAAGAAATACGATGATAATGGGAAGGAACTAGATATTTACAACAGACAAATCCCAAATGAACCTTTCTTTACGGTAAATGGAAATATTCAATACAACTTTAAAGAACTGATCCAAAAAAATTCACAGCTGAATTTGTACTACAACTTTGGTTATGTAGATCCTTTTCCAACAATTTGGAATGACCTGCCAGACTACAGAACACCGGCACAATTTGCACAGGATTTAGGCTTGAGTTATGTTTTTCCAAATAAACAATTTGTATTAAGTCTTGACGCCAAAAACATATTTGACAAACAAGTTTTCGATAATTATGCTGTTCAAAAACCCGGACGTGCCTTTTATCTGAAACTGAATTATACCCTAAATAACTTTTAA
- a CDS encoding ankyrin repeat domain-containing protein — protein sequence MKKNFFISFALVTSLFVSAQQKNILLEQSFWKTAPDVNAVKAEIAKGNSPVAPNANAFDATVIAINNDAPIASIKFLLDQPGNTVTKLTHDNRIYLHWAAYRGNLELVNYLIAKGSDINLEDSHATTPIAFAASNGQTNTALYDAFFKAGIDPKKKYADGSNLLLMAVAADKDLVLTDYLVAKGLSLKDVDANGSTAFDYAARTGNIALLKKLLDRKVKPTDNALLIAAQGSRRETNTLETYKYLVEEVKLKATATGKSGENVLHLLANKPNQGEIIAYFLAKGVDANKIDKDGNTPLMIAAGARETVALDKLLPVSKNINLQNTKGESALTFAVKSGAPEAVATLLNKGANVNVKDKDGNNLGVYLVQSYRPAGREANAAQDPFEAKAKLLQEKGLNLAAAQKDGSTLYHSAIAKNDLTLVKKLASLNIDINAKNKDGLTALHKAAMVAKDDSILKYLLSIGAKKDINTEFDETAYALAKENESLTKNNISVDFLK from the coding sequence ATGAAAAAGAATTTCTTTATCTCTTTCGCATTGGTCACTTCCTTATTTGTAAGTGCTCAGCAAAAAAACATATTATTAGAGCAATCTTTTTGGAAAACGGCACCGGATGTCAATGCGGTTAAAGCTGAAATTGCAAAAGGGAACAGTCCCGTAGCACCCAATGCCAATGCTTTTGACGCTACGGTTATTGCAATCAACAACGATGCTCCTATAGCCAGTATAAAATTCTTATTGGACCAACCTGGTAATACAGTAACTAAATTGACTCACGACAACCGTATTTACCTGCACTGGGCTGCTTATAGAGGAAATCTTGAATTGGTAAATTACCTTATTGCTAAAGGGTCAGACATTAACCTTGAAGACAGCCACGCTACTACTCCAATTGCTTTTGCTGCTTCAAACGGTCAGACCAATACTGCTTTATACGATGCTTTTTTCAAAGCCGGAATTGATCCGAAGAAAAAATATGCTGATGGTTCCAACCTGTTGCTAATGGCTGTTGCAGCTGATAAAGATCTTGTTTTAACAGATTATTTAGTAGCTAAAGGATTGTCTCTAAAAGATGTTGACGCTAATGGAAGTACTGCTTTTGACTATGCGGCAAGAACAGGAAACATTGCGCTTTTGAAAAAACTTTTAGACCGAAAAGTAAAACCTACTGATAATGCGCTTCTAATCGCAGCGCAGGGATCACGCAGAGAAACTAATACGCTTGAAACGTATAAATATTTAGTGGAAGAAGTAAAGTTAAAAGCTACTGCTACCGGTAAATCTGGAGAAAATGTATTGCATTTATTGGCAAACAAACCAAATCAGGGTGAAATAATCGCTTACTTCTTAGCCAAAGGTGTTGATGCCAACAAAATCGACAAAGACGGAAATACTCCGTTAATGATCGCTGCCGGAGCAAGAGAAACTGTTGCCTTAGACAAATTATTACCGGTATCAAAAAACATCAACTTACAAAATACAAAAGGTGAATCGGCATTGACATTTGCAGTAAAATCAGGAGCTCCTGAAGCAGTTGCAACCTTATTAAACAAAGGTGCCAATGTAAATGTAAAAGATAAAGACGGAAACAATCTGGGTGTTTACTTAGTACAATCTTACCGTCCGGCAGGCCGTGAAGCCAATGCTGCTCAGGATCCATTCGAAGCAAAAGCAAAATTACTTCAGGAAAAAGGACTTAATTTAGCTGCAGCTCAAAAAGACGGAAGTACGTTGTATCACTCTGCTATTGCAAAAAATGACCTGACTTTAGTAAAAAAATTAGCTTCTTTAAACATTGATATTAATGCTAAAAATAAAGATGGTTTAACAGCTTTACACAAAGCAGCGATGGTTGCAAAAGACGATTCAATCTTAAAATACCTTCTTTCAATTGGTGCCAAAAAAGACATCAACACTGAATTTGACGAAACTGCTTATGCTTTAGCAAAAGAAAACGAATCTTTAACTAAAAACAACATCTCAGTTGATTTTTTAAAATAA
- a CDS encoding beta-sandwich domain-containing protein: protein MRFLLLLLTFIHFSGWSQNGNIKGKVTFGNAESAFGASVTITGTQKFALVGNDGQFEIKNVAYGNYTLEITSLEAKTKTIKVVVNSPSVPVNILLEKSNDPKALKEVVIKKNSVKKEIMNKGFSVNVIETKEAATRNLQTNELLDRSAGVRIRQNGGLGSSVNYNLNGMSGNAIRIFIDGIPLDTYGSSFSLNSIPLP from the coding sequence ATGAGATTTTTATTGTTATTGTTGACGTTCATTCATTTTTCAGGTTGGTCCCAAAATGGAAATATTAAAGGAAAGGTTACTTTTGGAAACGCTGAATCTGCATTTGGTGCATCGGTTACCATAACCGGAACTCAAAAGTTTGCCCTAGTAGGTAATGACGGTCAATTTGAAATTAAAAACGTTGCGTACGGGAATTATACCCTTGAAATAACTTCACTTGAAGCGAAAACAAAAACAATAAAAGTTGTTGTAAATAGCCCTTCTGTTCCCGTAAACATCTTATTGGAAAAATCAAATGATCCAAAAGCCTTAAAAGAGGTTGTGATCAAAAAGAACTCGGTAAAAAAAGAGATCATGAACAAAGGTTTCTCCGTAAATGTCATCGAAACTAAAGAAGCCGCTACCAGAAATCTGCAAACAAACGAATTGCTTGACCGCTCTGCCGGTGTAAGAATCAGACAAAACGGAGGATTAGGATCGAGCGTTAATTATAACCTGAATGGAATGTCAGGAAACGCTATCCGAATTTTTATTGACGGAATTCCATTAGATACATACGGCTCTTCTTTTAGTCTTAACAGTATCCCCCTGCCTTAA